A genomic segment from Spinacia oleracea cultivar Varoflay chromosome 3, BTI_SOV_V1, whole genome shotgun sequence encodes:
- the LOC110799370 gene encoding purple acid phosphatase 5 has product MALKVGLCILIIVCITTGFCDAGKTSSYTRSSDTSSDMPADAFPSPKGSNAPEQVHITQGDRGGRGMIISWVTPNQRHPNVVRYWKANDPSDVYKAHSQIFSYRYYDYTSGYIHHATIKKLEYDTNYLYELGSGDAVRQFSFSTPPRPGPDVPYTFGIMGDLGQTYASNSTLGHYMSNPKGEAVLFVGDLSYADNFPNHDQRKWDTWGRFVEKSTAYQPWIWTAGNHDLDFAPEIGEYMPFKPYLHRIHVPYRQSGSTSPLWYSIKRGPAYIIVLSSFSAFTKYTPQNDWLEAEFKKVDRHETPWLIVMTHAPLYNSDNYHYMEGESMRVLFEPWFVKYKVDLVLSGHVHAYERSERISNIRYNITNGLCTPIKDQSAPVYLTVGDGGNIEGLANDFSDPQPFYSAYREASFGHGLLEINNRTHAYYTWHRNQDDEAVVADSTWFYNRFWYPKDETASF; this is encoded by the exons atGGCACTGAAAGTGGGTCTCTGTATCCTCATCATTGTATGCATTACCACTGGATTTTGCGATGCCGGCAAAACCAGCTCTTACACACGATCATCGGATACATCATCGGACATGCCTGCCGATGCTTTCCCGTCTCCGAAGGGCTCCAACGCCCCAGAGCAAGTCCATATCACACAGGGTGACCGAGGTGGCCGAGGGATGATTATATCATGGGTGACACCTAACCAACGCCATCCTAACGTTGTTAGGTACTGGAAAGCTAATGATCCTAGTGATGTTTACAAAGCTCATTCTCAAATCTTCAGCTATCGTTATTACGACTACACTTCTGGCTACATTCATCATGCTACTATCAAGAAACTAGAG TATGATACCAACTACTTGTATGAACTTGGGAGCGGTGACGCAGTTCGTCAATTTTCCTTCTCCACTCCTCCAAGACCTGGACCTGATGTCCCTTACACATTCGGTATCATGG GTGATTTGGGACAAACATATGCATCAAATTCAACATTAGGGCATTATATGTCAAATCCTAAAGGTGAAGCAGTGCTATTTGTGGGTGATCTATCCTACGCTGATAATTTTCCTAACCATGACCAAAGGAAATGGGATACTTGGGGTCGATTTGTGGAGAAAAGCACAGCTTATCAACCTTGGATTTGGACCGCTGGAAATCATGATCTTGATTTTGCTCCTGAAATT GGTGAATATATGCCGTTTAAGCCATATTTGCATCGAATTCATGTCCCTTATAGGCAAAGTGGTAGCACATCTCCTCTTTGGTACTCTATCAAGAGAGGACCCGCTTATATCATTGTCCTTTCTTCTTTCTCCGCCTTTA CAAAATATACTCCGCAAAACGATTGGCTGGAAGCAGAATTTAAGAAAGTGGATAGGCATGAGACTCCATGGCTAATAGTGATGACGCATGCTCCATTGTATAATTCAGACAATTATCATTACATGGAAGGAGAAAGTATGAGAGTCTTATTTGAACCTTGGTTTGTTAAGTATAAAGTTGACCTTGTTTTATCTGGTCATGTTCATGCCTACGAGCGCTCC GAACGAATATCGAATATCCGGTACAACATTACTAATGGACTTTGTACTCCGATAAAAGATCAATCTGCACCTGTCTACCTAACCGTTGGGGATGGTGGAAACATTGAAGGACTTGCTAACGA TTTTAGTGATCCACAACCTTTCTATTCTGCTTATCGGGAAGCTAGTTTTGGGCATGGATTGTTGGAGATAAACAACCGAACTCACGCTTATTATACATGGCATCGTAACCAAGATGATGAAGCTGTTGTAGCTGATTCTACCTGGTTTTACAACAGATTTTGGTACCCCAAGGATGAAACTGCCTCATTTTAA